A DNA window from Pogona vitticeps strain Pit_001003342236 chromosome 2, PviZW2.1, whole genome shotgun sequence contains the following coding sequences:
- the NDUFB6 gene encoding NADH dehydrogenase [ubiquinone] 1 beta subcomplex subunit 6, whose protein sequence is MSSQESGLSPARQPGWLDKSKTDEELRAHQLRLLRRRWLKDQELSPREPVEPPRKLGPVERFWAGFLEPGSWWRRQVFKTYNTGVRIFVYVLVPTWVIHYYIKYHLMKRPHAVRYPLPKVYPGDVIQETGEVIPPLEIPSSHH, encoded by the exons ATGTCGTCCCAAGAGTCGGGGCTCAGCCCCGCACGGCAGCCTGGATGGCTGGACAAAAGCAAAACCGACGAAGAGCTCCGGGCTCACCAGCTCCGTTTGCTCCGGCGCCGCTGGCTCAAGGACCAGGAGCTGAGCCCCCGCGAGCCTGTCGAGCCCCCGCGGAAGCTCGGGCCGGTGGAGAGGTTCTGGGCCGGCTTCCTGGAGCCCGGCTCGTGGTGGAGGCGGCAG GTATTCAAAACCTACAATACTGGGGTACGGATTTTCGTTTATGTGCTTGTTCCTACTTGGGTTATTCACTACTACATAAAATATCATCTAATG AAAAGGCCACATGCAGTTCGTTATCCATTACCCAAAGTATATCCT GGTGATGTAATTCAGGAGACAGGTGAAGTTATTCCCCCACTGGAAATACCAAGCAGTCATCATTAA
- the TZMP1 gene encoding small integral membrane protein 27 has product MVLVDRTTLEWLYSLILLTIVLLSWGYVIYATRIAAKWQLREDYPM; this is encoded by the exons ATGGTGCTGGTGGATCGGACGACTCTGGAGTGGCTGTATTCGCTG ATTCTTCTCACCATTGTATTGCTTTCGTGGGGATATGTGATTTATGCAACACGAATAGCAGCCAAATGGCAGCTAAGGGAGGACTATCCCATGTAA
- the LOC140704817 gene encoding E3 ubiquitin-protein ligase Topors, with the protein MCDPREFRSRAVGAKGRRRQRPKPNFSSLAGDFVADSFSPRSGLNKLHQTMSSSDTSPDSKCPICLDRFENTAYLDHCWHRFCFRCVQEWSKNKAECPLCKQPFHSIVHSMRSEDDFKVYRVRPSEIDSFANPDGRRFRYRTTLTRERRASGYPRRSSSSRRTTPPPDNGILFEGLSGQTTRQRDEEISQMIRRLQSRRQASLEGRSMRQIQEQEIISFRGALYRSGTRVRSIEDGGRYRDISAEFFRRNPACLHRLVPWLKRELTVLFGAHGSLVNIVQHIIMSNMTRYDLESPAFADDLKPFLLHYTDHFLHEFISYVRSPFNIEAYDQHANYDCPAPSREEGSHSESSIITISPDDVGSQQAEHNAFTTDIGQAPWDDETPGPSYLSSEQVRAALSTSLDTSESSEEEPSTNTRDLQAQLPAPVEMNGDSCDSSDNCVIVGYVKPLAERTPEVVELSSDSEESIDDGKSEGVKKTKPIQYLSFNDTDASGHASPFSVGSRDGSPSYTSNMAASNEKKSRRIDKDATKMREPSWVQSSPTEREGYDLSKTRKSESRAQHSHRERHGLKSKRKHHSTEKRKKKKDGSKHKHKKGKKRSRTHDKSLSGKSQTLSLSSESIESREQSRSRSQSKDDYRSPKRKESDSYFGEGDFQSKYNWESTVYSRNRLQEDYESSYRRRAQDSRQSPNPDYAFDSFSERRKLRSPRGRSRSRYYYYERSRSRSRSRSRSHSPPRGCDRTRSEKPSGKRKYKTRHLERFDRGNKEASSPKEGSTFGKPLPKCPDSYKRASSFLDSPFEADTSERKRKRVSRSPSVEIIYETKPKRKRREKKPYKCHLGSSPMASPVVITIDSDSDKAAEIQDYLGWDNVVSWSCEVPNYERERESPSAYLEARDSSCDRVGERENVDKDSIGDETPKRVGQIEGWDNGHTPVVESSTSVGAGHELSNREMESLGQLPTDKTSLLLNLREKLTEHSHPLDSSGQNV; encoded by the exons ATGTGTGACCCGCGGGAGTTCCGCAGCCGAGCCGTCGGCGCCAAGGGTCGCCGCCGTCAGCGCCCGAAGCCG AATTTCTCATCACTAGCAGGGGACTTTGTGGCAGATAGTTTTTCACCCAGATCTGGTTTGAACAAGCTGCATCAGACAATGTCATCGTCAGATACATCTCCAGACTCTAAATGTCCAATCTGCCTGGACCGGTTTGAAAACACAGCTTATTTGGACCATTGTTGGCATCGATTCTGTTTCCGATGTGTGCAGGAGTGgtccaaaaacaaagcagaatgcCCTCTCTGCAAACAGCCTTTTCATTCCATTGTACATAGTATGAGGTCCGAAGATGATTTTAAGGTGTACAGAGTAAGGCCTTCAGAAATAGACTCCTTTGCTAATCCTGATGGAAGGCGATTTCGTTACCGGACAACTTTGACGAGGGAACGCCGTGCATCTGGTTATCCCAGAAGAAGCTCCTCTTCTCGAAGGACAACACCTCCACCTGATAATGGGATTTTGTTTGAAGGTTTATCAGGACAGACCACCAGACAGCGAGATGAAGAAATAAGTCAGATGATCAGAAGACTTCAGTCAAGGCGACAGGCTAGCTTAGAGGGCAGATCAATGCGACAAATTCAGGAACAGGAAATAATTAGCTTCCGAGGAGCTCTGTACCGTTCTGGAACACGTGTCCGAAGCATTGAAGATGGAGGGCGCTACAGAGATATATCAGCTGAATTTTTTCGTAGAAATCCTGCCTGTCTTCACAGGCTGGTCCCGTGGCTAAAACGGGAACTCACAGTCCTGTTCGGTGCTCATGGGTCTCTAGTCAATATTGTACAACATATCATCATGAGTAATATGACGAGGTACGACCTAGAGAGCCCAGCGTTTGCTGATGACTTGAAACCTTTTTTACTTCATTACACAGATCACTTTTTACATGAGTTTATCAGTTATGTCAGAAGCCCTTTTAACATAGAGGCATATGATCAGCATGCAAATTATGACTGTCCAGCTCCATCACGTGAAGAAGGCAGCCATTCCGAGTCCTCCATTATTACAATCTCTCCAGATGATGTGGGTTCCCAGCAAGCAGAACATAATGCCTTCACAACTGATATTGGTCAGGCCCCTTGGGATGATGAAACACCCGGTCCATCTTACTTGAGCTCAGAGCAGGTCCGTGCCGCTCTGTCTACTTCTTTGGACACTTCAGAAAGCTCTGAGGAAGAGCCCTCCACAAATACAAGAGATTTGCAGGCACAGCTGCCAGCTCCTGTGGAGATGAATGGGGACAGTTGTGATTCGTCTGACAACTGTGTAATTGTTGGGTATGTGAAGCCACTGGCAGAGAGGACACCTGAAGTTGTGGAGTTGTCTTCAGACTCTGAGGAATCAATTGATGATGGGAAAAGTGAAGGTGTGAAGAAAACGAAGCCCATCCAATACCTCAGTTTTAATGATACAGATGCAAGTGGCCATGCATCGCCATTCTCTGTGGGGTCACGGGATGGTAGTCCTAGTTATACCAGCAACATGGCTgcctcaaatgaaaaaaaatccagaaggatTGACAAAGACGCAACTAAAATGAGAGAGCCTAGTTGGGTACAGAGTTCACCTACAGAGAGAGAAGGCTATGATTTATCCAAGACTCGGAAATCTGAGTCCCGTGCACAACATTCTCACAGAGAGCGCCATGGCCTGAAAAGTAAGCGGAAGCATCATAGCACGGAAAAgcgcaagaaaaaaaaagatggtagCAAACATAAGCACAAGAAGGGTAAAAAGAGGTCCAGAACTCATGACAAGAGTCTATCTGGTAAAAGCCAAACCCTTTCCCTGAGCAGTGAAAGCATCGAATCCCGAGAGCAAAGCAGGTCACGGTCTCAAAGCAAGGACGACTACAGAAGTCCCAAGAGAAAGGAGAGCGACAGTTACTTTGGAGAGGGCGACTTCCAGAGCAAGTACAATTGGGAGTCCACCGTGTACAGCAGGAATAGACTGCAGGAAGACTACGAGTCATCGTACAGGAGGCGGGCTCAGGATTCAAGACAATCTCCTAACCCAGACTATGCATTCGACTCCTTCTCTGAACGGAGAAAGCTTCGAAGTCCAAGAGGCCGTAGCAGAAGTCGGTATTACTACTATGAAAGAAGCAGATCAAGAAGCAGATCAAGAAGCAGATCTCACAGTCCTCCTCGAGGATGTGACAGGACAAGATCCGAGAAGCCCAGtgggaaaaggaaatacaagaccCGTCACCTGGAGAGGTTTGACAGGGGAAACAAAGAGGCCTCTTCCCCAAAAGAAGGCAGTACCTTTGGGAAACCTTTGCCAAAGTGCCCGGACTCTTACAAAAGAGCATCTAGCTTCTTGGATAGTCCATTTGAGGCAGATAcctcagagagaaagaggaaaagagtgtCCAGAAGCCCAAGCGTGGAGATAATTtatgaaacaaaacccaaaaggaaaagaagggagaagaagccatacaaatgccacCTCGGCTCCTCTCCAATGGCTTCTCCTGTTGTGATTACAATTGACAGTGACAGTGATAAAGCTGCTGAAATCCAGGACTATTTAGGATGGGACAACGTCGTTTCCTGGAGTTGTGAAGTCCCaaattatgagagagagagagaatctccaTCAGCATACTTGGAGGCTAGAGACTCCAGTTGTGACAGAGTTGGTGAGAGAGAAAATGTGGACAAGGACAGCATAGGAGATGAGACTCCAAAGAGAGTTGGACAGATAGAAGGATGGGACAATGGACACACACCTGTGGTGGAGAGCAGCACGTCAGTTGGTGCTGGACATGAGCTGAGCAATCGAGAAATGGAATCTTTGGGGCAGCTACCAACTGACAAAACGTCCCTGCTGTTAAACCTGAGGGAGAAGCTGACTGAGCATTCCCATCCGCTGGACTCTTCAGGGCAGAATGTATAG